Proteins from a genomic interval of Zingiber officinale cultivar Zhangliang chromosome 2A, Zo_v1.1, whole genome shotgun sequence:
- the LOC122040763 gene encoding auxilin-related protein 1-like isoform X1, protein MDELSGIFVRDFGLRPQGKPAPMVTSKAAAVGPRKGSYSSTSSWITERSGRHPTSTNGPIVSDRGVGISDDYVFVGASELSNPSSLDTMFDVLADSTTKTSSALPVYDRPIYDDDVFDGVPGMPSVKYEDAFPSVFSGSNHVSAPPFEDLLDDFRKQIPESKGGSDGRSLEEEEQNISEFDELIPGFGSRSSLKDREAPEAIHPKPNVSAAEPTTNKAEDPFAVFSSSDLSSDPLENIGRPINSMSMHSTSKRIYADSNAFDGTSNSVTSSAEEMDQSRKKSFSDDFQTKNSSYDELGKESLHHSPIFVFDDSMSHGRNTTGNQSPTFYEHAETRDDIWLTVSEVPLLTQPTNAPPPSRLPPPLVDVKANDNERLQQFTNKSSIKSVPLDDLEDFAMSKSKAHVMHNEDIFNSEELNKKFPAAAAMEDGSEAKFKLDEEVRKREYDSIFRNNEYVPQERNEKLNFEGKNLEDLEGAERLEQERLLKEREDREEANRLQNEREDEIKKEIEKARQIAERAMREARDRAAAEARQKAERAVAEARRRAERAAVQRAAAEARERAAALARDRAEKAAAEAREKAAIEAREKAALDARERAAAYAREKAAAEAREKANAARERAAVERAAAEAREKAREKAALDARERDAAEARERAEKAAAEAREKENAARERAAVERAAAEAREKAREKAALDARERAATEARERAEKADAESREKANAARERASVERAAAEARQRAQRAAVERATAEARERAAAAAREKAAAAAAAAREEQKKEENDLESIFGMSSRASSAETKRATSSETMFEVKVQSTKSADGSRRTSSSSSSTSRKAPSNANIVDDLSSIFGVPASSGEFQDIEGESEERRRARLERHQRTQERAAKALAEKNERDLQVQREQAERHRISESLDMEIKRWAAGKEGNLRALLSTLHYVLWPECGWQPVSLTDLIIGAAVKKAYRKATLSIHPDKVQQKGATLQQKYIAEKVFDLLKEAWNKFNSEELF, encoded by the exons ATGGACGAGCTGTCTGGTATCTTCGTTCGGGACTTCGGGCTCCGGCCGCAGGGCAAGCCCGCTCCCATGGTCACCTCCAAAGCCGCGGCGGTGGGACCTCGAAAAGGATCCTACTCTTCGACCTCCTCCTGGATCACGGAAAGATCCGGCCGGCATCCAACCTCGACGAACGGCCCCATCGTCAGCGACCGCGGAGTTGGCATCTCCGATGATTATGTCTTCGTCGGTGCCTCGGAATTATCGAATCCGTCATCTTTGGACACCATGTTTGATGTCCTTGCGGATTCCACTACAAAAACCTCGTCGGCTTTGCCTGTGTATGATAGGCCGATATATGATGACGATGTATTCGACGGGGTTCCCGGCATGCCATCGGTGAAGTATGAGGATGCTTTTCCTTCCGTTTTTTCAGGATCCAATCATGTTTCCGCGCCACCGTTTGAGGACCTTCTTGATGACTTTCGGAAGCAAATACCAGAATCGAAGGGTGGGAGTGATGGGAGATctttggaggaggaggagcaaaACATATCAGAGTTCGATGAGCTGATTCCAGGATTCGGTAGCAGAAGCTCGTTGAAAGACAG GGAAGCTCCAGAGGCTATACACCCGAAGCCAAATGTCTCAGCAGCTGAACCAACTACAAATAAGGCAGAAGATCCATTTGCTGTTTTTTCTTCGTCTGATCTATCTTCTGACCCTTTAGAAAACATTGGGAGGCCTATAAATTCGATGAGCATGCATTCTACTAGCAAGAGGATCTATGCTGATAGCAATGCTTTTGATGGAACCTCAAATTCAGTAACGTCATCTGCGGAAGAAATGGATCAGAGTCGCAAGAAGAGTTTTTCAGATGATTTCCAGACTAAAAACTCTAGTTATGATGAATTAGGAAAGGAATCACTTCACCATTCTCCCATTTTTGTATTTGACGACAGCATGTCACATGGAAGAAATACAACAGGAAACCAATCTCCCACATTCTATGAACATGCCGAAACCAGAGATGATATCTGGCTAACTGTTTCAGAAGTTCCCCTTCTCACTCAACCTACAAATGCTCCACCTCCTTCAAGGCTACCACCTCCACTTGTCGATGTAAAAGCAAATGACAATGAGCGTCTTCAACAGTTCACCAATAAAAGTTCGATAAAGAGTGTTCCATTAGATGACCTTGAAGATTTTGCTATGAGCAAATCTAAAGCACATGTTATGCATAATGAAGACATTTTCAATAGTGAAGAATTGAATAAAAAATTTCCTGCAGCAGCTGCTATGGAGGATGGAAGTGAGGCAAAGTTCAAACTCGATGAGGAAGTAAGGAAGAGAGAATATGACTCAATTTTTAGGAACAATGAATATGTGCCGCAAGAAAGAAATGAAAAACTAAATTTCGAAGGAAAGAATTTGGAAGATTTAGAGGGAGCAGAAAGATTAGAACAGGAACGATTGCTAAAGGAAAGAGAGGATAGAGAGGAGGCAAATAGATTACAAAATGAGAGAGAGGATGAAATAAAGAAGGAAATAGAAAAGGCCAGACAAATTGCAGAGAGAGCTATGAGAGAGGCAAGGGACAGAGCAGCTGCTGAAGCTCGACAAAAAGCAGAGAGGGCTGTTGCTGAAGCACGCCGACGGGCtgagagagcagcagttcagagGGCGGCGGCTGAGGCACGCGAAAGAGCTGCAGCGTTGGCAAGAGATAGAGCTGAAAAGGCAGCTGCAGAGGCAAGGGAGAAGGCTGCTATAGAGGCAAGGGAAAAGGCTGCCCTGGACGCAAGAGAAAGAGCTGCAGCATATGCAAGAGAAAAGGCAGCAGCAGAAGCAAGGGAGAAGGCGAATGCAGCTAGGGAAAGGGCTGCCGTGGAGAGAGCTGCAGCAGAGGCAAGGGAGAAGGCAAGGGAAAAAGCCGCCCTGGACGCAAGAGAAAGAGACGCAGCAGAGGCAAGAGAAAGAGCTGAAAAGGCAGCTGCAGAAGCAAGGGAAAAGGAGAATGCAGCTAGGGAGAGGGCTGCTGTGGAGAGAGCTGCCGCAGAAGCAAGGGAGAAGGCAAGGGAAAAGGCTGCCCTGGACGCAAGAGAAAGAGCTGCAACAGAGGCAAGAGAAAGAGCTGAAAAGGCAGATGCAGAATCAAGGGAAAAGGCGAATGCAGCTAGAGAAAGGGCTTCTGTGGAGAGAGCTGCAGCAGAAGCACGACAAAGAGCCCAGAGAGCTGCAGTAGAAAGAGCAACTGCAGAAGCTCGGGAAAGGGCTGCTGCTGCAGCTCGAGAAAAGGCAgcagctgctgctgctgctgcaagAGAAGaacagaagaaggaagaaaatgatcTTGAGTCAATTTTTGGCATGAGCTCTCGAGCAAGTAGTGCAGAGACAAAAAGAGCCACCTCTTCA GAAACGATGTTTGAAGTTAAAGTTCAGAGTACAAAGAGTGCTGATGGATCACGGAGAACGTCCTCAAGTTCTTCATCTACCTCTAGAAAGGCACCTTCTAATGCTAATATTGTGGATGACCTTAGTTCCATTTTTGGAG TGCCAGCATCATCAGGAGAATTTCAAGATATTGAAGGTGAGAGTGAAGAACGAAGAAGAGCCAGACTCGAGCGCCATCAAAGAACACAAGAGCGTGCA GCGAAAGCTCTGGCTGAGAAAAATGAGCGTGATTTGCAAGTCCAGAGAGAGCAGGCAGAAAGACAT AGGATTTCTGAATCACTAGATATGGAGATAAAACGTTGGGCTGCTGGAAAAGAAGGCAATTTACGGGCATTACTCTCAACGCTACACTAT GTTCTTTGGCCCGAGTGTGGCTGGCAACCTGTATCTTTAACAGATCTTATTATTGGCGCCGCGGTGAAAAAAGCTTATAGGAAAGCAACTCTGTCCATCCATCCTGATAAAGTGCAACAAAAAGGTGCTACTCTTCAACAGAAGTACATAGCTGAGAAGGTTTTTGATCTCCTCAAG GAGGCTTGGAACAAGTTCAACTCGGAAGAGCTCTTTTAA
- the LOC122040763 gene encoding auxilin-related protein 2-like isoform X3: MDELSGIFVRDFGLRPQGKPAPMVTSKAAAVGPRKGSYSSTSSWITERSGRHPTSTNGPIVSDRGVGISDDYVFVGASELSNPSSLDTMFDVLADSTTKTSSALPVYDRPIYDDDVFDGVPGMPSVKYEDAFPSVFSGSNHVSAPPFEDLLDDFRKQIPESKGGSDGRSLEEEEQNISEFDELIPGFGSRSSLKDREAPEAIHPKPNVSAAEPTTNKAEDPFAVFSSSDLSSDPLENIGRPINSMSMHSTSKRIYADSNAFDGTSNSVTSSAEEMDQSRKKSFSDDFQTKNSSYDELGKESLHHSPIFVFDDSMSHGRNTTGNQSPTFYEHAETRDDIWLTVSEVPLLTQPTNAPPPSRLPPPLVDVKANDNERLQQFTNKSSIKSVPLDDLEDFAMSKSKAHVMHNEDIFNSEELNKKFPAAAAMEDGSEAKFKLDEEVRKREYDSIFRNNEYVPQERNEKLNFEGKNLEDLEGAERLEQERLLKEREDREEANRLQNEREDEIKKEIEKARQIAERAMREARDRAAAEARQKAERAVAEARRRAERAAVQRAAAEARERAAALARDRAEKAAAEAREKAAIEAREKAALDARERAAAYAREKAAAEAREKANAARERAAVERAAAEAREKAREKAALDARERDAAEARERAEKAAAEAREKENAARERAAVERAAAEAREKAREKAALDARERAATEARERAEKADAESREKANAARERASVERAAAEARQRAQRAAVERATAEARERAAAAAREKAAAAAAAAREEQKKEENDLESIFGMSSRASSAETKRATSSETMFEVKVQSTKSADGSRRTSSSSSSTSRKAPSNANIVDDLSSIFGGEFQDIEGESEERRRARLERHQRTQERAAKALAEKNERDLQVQREQAERHRISESLDMEIKRWAAGKEGNLRALLSTLHYVLWPECGWQPVSLTDLIIGAAVKKAYRKATLSIHPDKVQQKGATLQQKYIAEKVFDLLKEAWNKFNSEELF, translated from the exons ATGGACGAGCTGTCTGGTATCTTCGTTCGGGACTTCGGGCTCCGGCCGCAGGGCAAGCCCGCTCCCATGGTCACCTCCAAAGCCGCGGCGGTGGGACCTCGAAAAGGATCCTACTCTTCGACCTCCTCCTGGATCACGGAAAGATCCGGCCGGCATCCAACCTCGACGAACGGCCCCATCGTCAGCGACCGCGGAGTTGGCATCTCCGATGATTATGTCTTCGTCGGTGCCTCGGAATTATCGAATCCGTCATCTTTGGACACCATGTTTGATGTCCTTGCGGATTCCACTACAAAAACCTCGTCGGCTTTGCCTGTGTATGATAGGCCGATATATGATGACGATGTATTCGACGGGGTTCCCGGCATGCCATCGGTGAAGTATGAGGATGCTTTTCCTTCCGTTTTTTCAGGATCCAATCATGTTTCCGCGCCACCGTTTGAGGACCTTCTTGATGACTTTCGGAAGCAAATACCAGAATCGAAGGGTGGGAGTGATGGGAGATctttggaggaggaggagcaaaACATATCAGAGTTCGATGAGCTGATTCCAGGATTCGGTAGCAGAAGCTCGTTGAAAGACAG GGAAGCTCCAGAGGCTATACACCCGAAGCCAAATGTCTCAGCAGCTGAACCAACTACAAATAAGGCAGAAGATCCATTTGCTGTTTTTTCTTCGTCTGATCTATCTTCTGACCCTTTAGAAAACATTGGGAGGCCTATAAATTCGATGAGCATGCATTCTACTAGCAAGAGGATCTATGCTGATAGCAATGCTTTTGATGGAACCTCAAATTCAGTAACGTCATCTGCGGAAGAAATGGATCAGAGTCGCAAGAAGAGTTTTTCAGATGATTTCCAGACTAAAAACTCTAGTTATGATGAATTAGGAAAGGAATCACTTCACCATTCTCCCATTTTTGTATTTGACGACAGCATGTCACATGGAAGAAATACAACAGGAAACCAATCTCCCACATTCTATGAACATGCCGAAACCAGAGATGATATCTGGCTAACTGTTTCAGAAGTTCCCCTTCTCACTCAACCTACAAATGCTCCACCTCCTTCAAGGCTACCACCTCCACTTGTCGATGTAAAAGCAAATGACAATGAGCGTCTTCAACAGTTCACCAATAAAAGTTCGATAAAGAGTGTTCCATTAGATGACCTTGAAGATTTTGCTATGAGCAAATCTAAAGCACATGTTATGCATAATGAAGACATTTTCAATAGTGAAGAATTGAATAAAAAATTTCCTGCAGCAGCTGCTATGGAGGATGGAAGTGAGGCAAAGTTCAAACTCGATGAGGAAGTAAGGAAGAGAGAATATGACTCAATTTTTAGGAACAATGAATATGTGCCGCAAGAAAGAAATGAAAAACTAAATTTCGAAGGAAAGAATTTGGAAGATTTAGAGGGAGCAGAAAGATTAGAACAGGAACGATTGCTAAAGGAAAGAGAGGATAGAGAGGAGGCAAATAGATTACAAAATGAGAGAGAGGATGAAATAAAGAAGGAAATAGAAAAGGCCAGACAAATTGCAGAGAGAGCTATGAGAGAGGCAAGGGACAGAGCAGCTGCTGAAGCTCGACAAAAAGCAGAGAGGGCTGTTGCTGAAGCACGCCGACGGGCtgagagagcagcagttcagagGGCGGCGGCTGAGGCACGCGAAAGAGCTGCAGCGTTGGCAAGAGATAGAGCTGAAAAGGCAGCTGCAGAGGCAAGGGAGAAGGCTGCTATAGAGGCAAGGGAAAAGGCTGCCCTGGACGCAAGAGAAAGAGCTGCAGCATATGCAAGAGAAAAGGCAGCAGCAGAAGCAAGGGAGAAGGCGAATGCAGCTAGGGAAAGGGCTGCCGTGGAGAGAGCTGCAGCAGAGGCAAGGGAGAAGGCAAGGGAAAAAGCCGCCCTGGACGCAAGAGAAAGAGACGCAGCAGAGGCAAGAGAAAGAGCTGAAAAGGCAGCTGCAGAAGCAAGGGAAAAGGAGAATGCAGCTAGGGAGAGGGCTGCTGTGGAGAGAGCTGCCGCAGAAGCAAGGGAGAAGGCAAGGGAAAAGGCTGCCCTGGACGCAAGAGAAAGAGCTGCAACAGAGGCAAGAGAAAGAGCTGAAAAGGCAGATGCAGAATCAAGGGAAAAGGCGAATGCAGCTAGAGAAAGGGCTTCTGTGGAGAGAGCTGCAGCAGAAGCACGACAAAGAGCCCAGAGAGCTGCAGTAGAAAGAGCAACTGCAGAAGCTCGGGAAAGGGCTGCTGCTGCAGCTCGAGAAAAGGCAgcagctgctgctgctgctgcaagAGAAGaacagaagaaggaagaaaatgatcTTGAGTCAATTTTTGGCATGAGCTCTCGAGCAAGTAGTGCAGAGACAAAAAGAGCCACCTCTTCA GAAACGATGTTTGAAGTTAAAGTTCAGAGTACAAAGAGTGCTGATGGATCACGGAGAACGTCCTCAAGTTCTTCATCTACCTCTAGAAAGGCACCTTCTAATGCTAATATTGTGGATGACCTTAGTTCCATTTTTGGAG GAGAATTTCAAGATATTGAAGGTGAGAGTGAAGAACGAAGAAGAGCCAGACTCGAGCGCCATCAAAGAACACAAGAGCGTGCA GCGAAAGCTCTGGCTGAGAAAAATGAGCGTGATTTGCAAGTCCAGAGAGAGCAGGCAGAAAGACAT AGGATTTCTGAATCACTAGATATGGAGATAAAACGTTGGGCTGCTGGAAAAGAAGGCAATTTACGGGCATTACTCTCAACGCTACACTAT GTTCTTTGGCCCGAGTGTGGCTGGCAACCTGTATCTTTAACAGATCTTATTATTGGCGCCGCGGTGAAAAAAGCTTATAGGAAAGCAACTCTGTCCATCCATCCTGATAAAGTGCAACAAAAAGGTGCTACTCTTCAACAGAAGTACATAGCTGAGAAGGTTTTTGATCTCCTCAAG GAGGCTTGGAACAAGTTCAACTCGGAAGAGCTCTTTTAA
- the LOC122040763 gene encoding auxilin-related protein 1-like isoform X2, protein MDELSGIFVRDFGLRPQGKPAPMVTSKAAAVGPRKGSYSSTSSWITERSGRHPTSTNGPIVSDRGVGISDDYVFVGASELSNPSSLDTMFDVLADSTTKTSSALPVYDRPIYDDDVFDGVPGMPSVKYEDAFPSVFSGSNHVSAPPFEDLLDDFRKQIPESKGGSDGRSLEEEEQNISEFDELIPGFGSRSSLKDREAPEAIHPKPNVSAAEPTTNKAEDPFAVFSSSDLSSDPLENIGRPINSMSMHSTSKRIYADSNAFDGTSNSVTSSAEEMDQSRKKSFSDDFQTKNSSYDELGKESLHHSPIFVFDDSMSHGRNTTGNQSPTFYEHAETRDDIWLTVSEVPLLTQPTNAPPPSRLPPPLVDVKANDNERLQQFTNKSSIKSVPLDDLEDFAMSKSKAHVMHNEDIFNSEELNKKFPAAAAMEDGSEAKFKLDEEVRKREYDSIFRNNEYVPQERNEKLNFEGKNLEDLEGAERLEQERLLKEREDREEANRLQNEREDEIKKEIEKARQIAERAMREARDRAAAEARQKAERAVAEARRRAERAAVQRAAAEARERAAALARDRAEKAAAEAREKAAIEAREKAALDARERAAAYAREKAAAEAREKANAARERAAVERAAAEAREKAREKAALDARERDAAEARERAEKAAAEAREKENAARERAAVERAAAEAREKAREKAALDARERAATEARERAEKADAESREKANAARERASVERAAAEARQRAQRAAVERATAEARERAAAAAREKAAAAAAAAREEQKKEENDLESIFGMSSRASSAETKRATSSETMFEVKVQSTKSADGSRRTSSSSSSTSRKAPSNANIVDDLSSIFGASSGEFQDIEGESEERRRARLERHQRTQERAAKALAEKNERDLQVQREQAERHRISESLDMEIKRWAAGKEGNLRALLSTLHYVLWPECGWQPVSLTDLIIGAAVKKAYRKATLSIHPDKVQQKGATLQQKYIAEKVFDLLKEAWNKFNSEELF, encoded by the exons ATGGACGAGCTGTCTGGTATCTTCGTTCGGGACTTCGGGCTCCGGCCGCAGGGCAAGCCCGCTCCCATGGTCACCTCCAAAGCCGCGGCGGTGGGACCTCGAAAAGGATCCTACTCTTCGACCTCCTCCTGGATCACGGAAAGATCCGGCCGGCATCCAACCTCGACGAACGGCCCCATCGTCAGCGACCGCGGAGTTGGCATCTCCGATGATTATGTCTTCGTCGGTGCCTCGGAATTATCGAATCCGTCATCTTTGGACACCATGTTTGATGTCCTTGCGGATTCCACTACAAAAACCTCGTCGGCTTTGCCTGTGTATGATAGGCCGATATATGATGACGATGTATTCGACGGGGTTCCCGGCATGCCATCGGTGAAGTATGAGGATGCTTTTCCTTCCGTTTTTTCAGGATCCAATCATGTTTCCGCGCCACCGTTTGAGGACCTTCTTGATGACTTTCGGAAGCAAATACCAGAATCGAAGGGTGGGAGTGATGGGAGATctttggaggaggaggagcaaaACATATCAGAGTTCGATGAGCTGATTCCAGGATTCGGTAGCAGAAGCTCGTTGAAAGACAG GGAAGCTCCAGAGGCTATACACCCGAAGCCAAATGTCTCAGCAGCTGAACCAACTACAAATAAGGCAGAAGATCCATTTGCTGTTTTTTCTTCGTCTGATCTATCTTCTGACCCTTTAGAAAACATTGGGAGGCCTATAAATTCGATGAGCATGCATTCTACTAGCAAGAGGATCTATGCTGATAGCAATGCTTTTGATGGAACCTCAAATTCAGTAACGTCATCTGCGGAAGAAATGGATCAGAGTCGCAAGAAGAGTTTTTCAGATGATTTCCAGACTAAAAACTCTAGTTATGATGAATTAGGAAAGGAATCACTTCACCATTCTCCCATTTTTGTATTTGACGACAGCATGTCACATGGAAGAAATACAACAGGAAACCAATCTCCCACATTCTATGAACATGCCGAAACCAGAGATGATATCTGGCTAACTGTTTCAGAAGTTCCCCTTCTCACTCAACCTACAAATGCTCCACCTCCTTCAAGGCTACCACCTCCACTTGTCGATGTAAAAGCAAATGACAATGAGCGTCTTCAACAGTTCACCAATAAAAGTTCGATAAAGAGTGTTCCATTAGATGACCTTGAAGATTTTGCTATGAGCAAATCTAAAGCACATGTTATGCATAATGAAGACATTTTCAATAGTGAAGAATTGAATAAAAAATTTCCTGCAGCAGCTGCTATGGAGGATGGAAGTGAGGCAAAGTTCAAACTCGATGAGGAAGTAAGGAAGAGAGAATATGACTCAATTTTTAGGAACAATGAATATGTGCCGCAAGAAAGAAATGAAAAACTAAATTTCGAAGGAAAGAATTTGGAAGATTTAGAGGGAGCAGAAAGATTAGAACAGGAACGATTGCTAAAGGAAAGAGAGGATAGAGAGGAGGCAAATAGATTACAAAATGAGAGAGAGGATGAAATAAAGAAGGAAATAGAAAAGGCCAGACAAATTGCAGAGAGAGCTATGAGAGAGGCAAGGGACAGAGCAGCTGCTGAAGCTCGACAAAAAGCAGAGAGGGCTGTTGCTGAAGCACGCCGACGGGCtgagagagcagcagttcagagGGCGGCGGCTGAGGCACGCGAAAGAGCTGCAGCGTTGGCAAGAGATAGAGCTGAAAAGGCAGCTGCAGAGGCAAGGGAGAAGGCTGCTATAGAGGCAAGGGAAAAGGCTGCCCTGGACGCAAGAGAAAGAGCTGCAGCATATGCAAGAGAAAAGGCAGCAGCAGAAGCAAGGGAGAAGGCGAATGCAGCTAGGGAAAGGGCTGCCGTGGAGAGAGCTGCAGCAGAGGCAAGGGAGAAGGCAAGGGAAAAAGCCGCCCTGGACGCAAGAGAAAGAGACGCAGCAGAGGCAAGAGAAAGAGCTGAAAAGGCAGCTGCAGAAGCAAGGGAAAAGGAGAATGCAGCTAGGGAGAGGGCTGCTGTGGAGAGAGCTGCCGCAGAAGCAAGGGAGAAGGCAAGGGAAAAGGCTGCCCTGGACGCAAGAGAAAGAGCTGCAACAGAGGCAAGAGAAAGAGCTGAAAAGGCAGATGCAGAATCAAGGGAAAAGGCGAATGCAGCTAGAGAAAGGGCTTCTGTGGAGAGAGCTGCAGCAGAAGCACGACAAAGAGCCCAGAGAGCTGCAGTAGAAAGAGCAACTGCAGAAGCTCGGGAAAGGGCTGCTGCTGCAGCTCGAGAAAAGGCAgcagctgctgctgctgctgcaagAGAAGaacagaagaaggaagaaaatgatcTTGAGTCAATTTTTGGCATGAGCTCTCGAGCAAGTAGTGCAGAGACAAAAAGAGCCACCTCTTCA GAAACGATGTTTGAAGTTAAAGTTCAGAGTACAAAGAGTGCTGATGGATCACGGAGAACGTCCTCAAGTTCTTCATCTACCTCTAGAAAGGCACCTTCTAATGCTAATATTGTGGATGACCTTAGTTCCATTTTTGGAG CATCATCAGGAGAATTTCAAGATATTGAAGGTGAGAGTGAAGAACGAAGAAGAGCCAGACTCGAGCGCCATCAAAGAACACAAGAGCGTGCA GCGAAAGCTCTGGCTGAGAAAAATGAGCGTGATTTGCAAGTCCAGAGAGAGCAGGCAGAAAGACAT AGGATTTCTGAATCACTAGATATGGAGATAAAACGTTGGGCTGCTGGAAAAGAAGGCAATTTACGGGCATTACTCTCAACGCTACACTAT GTTCTTTGGCCCGAGTGTGGCTGGCAACCTGTATCTTTAACAGATCTTATTATTGGCGCCGCGGTGAAAAAAGCTTATAGGAAAGCAACTCTGTCCATCCATCCTGATAAAGTGCAACAAAAAGGTGCTACTCTTCAACAGAAGTACATAGCTGAGAAGGTTTTTGATCTCCTCAAG GAGGCTTGGAACAAGTTCAACTCGGAAGAGCTCTTTTAA
- the LOC122040764 gene encoding biotin carboxyl carrier protein of acetyl-CoA carboxylase-like, which translates to MALQLFRGARMSIPKADLSHEKPTSPLTSNVISKSLFWKVPVDRQRFISSIGFQKQPLHVMASQNTSVATSADTSDKNSSGPLQKNVQQSTFPIAFQALVEDVCEQTQIAELKLKIGDFEMFLKRDIGISSAPSPVYAPVESSITAPPILSEPMEETATSPTPFLEQVSTEETSSPFVNISAAKTLKLASLEASGHDAFVIVASPLVGTFQRGRTIKGKRLPPSCKEGAVIKEGQIIGFLGQCGNELPIRSDVDGEVLKILYEDGEAVGYGDPLVAVLPSFHAIN; encoded by the exons ATGGCTCTTCAATTGTTCCGTG GTGCTCGTATGTCGATTCCAAAAGCGGATCTTTCTCATGAGAAGCCTACTTCCCCCCTTACTTCAAatgttatttcaaaatctttatttTGGAAAGTTCCAGTTGATCGACAGAGATTCATCTCCAGTATAGGGTTTCAAAAACAACCATTACATGTGATGGCTTCACAGAATACATCAGTGGCTACTAGTG CTGACACATCTGATAAGAATTCAAGTGGGCCACTGCAGAAAAATGTTCAGCAGTCAACATTTCCCATTGCATTCCAG GCACTTGTTGAGGATGTTTGTGAGCAGACTCAAATTGCAGAACTGAAACTCAAG ATTGGTGATTTTGAAATGTTCCTGAAAAGAGATATAGGGATTTCATCTGCTCCAAGTCCAGTTTATGCTCCTGTTGAATCTTCAATTACAGCACCGCCAATCCTGAGTGAGCCAATGGAGGAAACAGCTACTTCTCCCACTCCTTTCCTGGAACAGGTCTCTACTGAAGAAACTTCTAGCCCATTTGTCAACATTTCTGCAGCAAAGACATTAAAGCTGGCATCTTTGGAAGCTTCTGGTCACGATGCATTTGTTATTGTAGCATCGCCATTG GTAGGTACATTTCAGAGAGGAAGAACAATAAAAGGCAAAAGATTGCCTCCTAGCTGCAAAGAG GGGGCCGTTATCAAAGAGGGGCAAATCATTGGCTTCTTGGGCCAATGTGGAAATGAACTTCCTATCAGA TCGGATGTAGATGGAGAAGTATTAAAGATTCTCTACGAAGATGGAG AAGCTGTTGGGTATGGCGATCCACTTGTTGCTGTTCTGCCTTCATTCCACGCTATAAACTGA